GACTTTGATGTAACGTCCCTGAGTATCTAACTGGGAAATACCTTCGACTGCGCTTTCTAAGGCCAAACTGAGGTGACGAAATTCTTCTTCGGCTTGTTGTCGCTCGGTAATGTCGTTATTAATCTCCAAAATTCTCTCAACTTTACCTTGCTCGTCGCGCTGCAATGCCCAACGACTGGACACGACAACAGGAGTACCATTGCGTTTACTGTGTACGAGTTCACCTTCCCAACGCCCTGTTTCCAAAAGTTGAGCTTCGATTTCTGTTAACGGTTGGGGAAATTGGGTTTGCAGGAATTCATGAGAAATTTGGCCAATGGCTTCTGCTTTCGTCCAGCCGTACATCTCCTCTGCACCGCGATTCCAAAAGGTAATTCTGGCGCTGGCGTCGCGGACTATGATGGTGTCGTGAGTTAAGTCGAGGAGAAATGCTTGTTGTCGGAGTTCTTCTTCTGAGTGCTTGCGTTCGCTAATATCTTCAACTATGTAAGAAAATCGCGGACGATCAGCGCGATCGCTATTAATTGCCGAAACTGTCGCTGAAAGCCATTTCTTATCTGTGGGCGTTTCATGCGCGTACTCAAAGCGAACTGGAGCATGGTTGCGTTCGGCTGCACGGTAATACTCAATCCACTGGTTTATATAGTTTTGTGGGGCACCCATTTCACTAGCTAGCCGATTCTGCATGGCGGCTGGTGTCAGTCCATAAAATTTCGCGGCGGCGGCATTATCAGAAATATGTAGGACGTCATCGTCTAGCACCTCAACAACTCCCATCAGCATCGGTGCGCTGTCAAAGAAACTGCGCAGGGTGGCTTCACTCTGGCTCAGTGCTTCTTGTGTAAGTTTGCTATTGCTAATATCGCTGCCAATGCCGAGAAAGCCTGTAATATTGTTTTCAGCGTCACGCAAAGCTGTTACTGATAGCAATAACGGAAAGCGCGAACCGTCTTTGCGGATATAAGTCCATTCGCGCTCCTCTACTTGTCCGCGTCGCGCCTTAGCAACAAATACCTCAAATCCCGGCTCAATAGTTACGCCCAGTTCTTGAGATAGTTCTTGCGCTACTTGCACAATTTCATCCCAGTCATGGATAATTGCGGGAGTTGTTTTCCCAACTACCTCTTGGGCAGTATACCCCAGCGATCGTTCTGCTGCTGCATTAAACGTGAGGATGATACCTTCTGCTGTGGTGGAAATAATTGTGTAGTTAGCACTATTTAAAATCGCGCGTTGCAGCCTTGTTGTATCTCGTAGCTCTGATTCGATGCGCTGGCGTTCGGTAATTTCCGCCTGTAAAGCTTCATTAGCTGCTAATACCTCTGTAGTTCGTTCTTGAACTCGAATTTCTAACTCATCGTGCGCCCTGCGTAACGCGGCTTCTGCGTGTTTGCGTAAGAGCAGCTCGTAGTAGACAGCGCTAATATCGCGACCTTCAGCGATGAGTATGACTACTTTCCCTGCTTCATCAAATATCGGTTTGAGGGAAAAATCCACCATTGCTTGCGTATCTTCTGCACCCCTGAGATCGACTTCATAACGGACAAATTGACCACAAGCTGCTTGAGCGATCGCAGTTTTTAAGCGGTTTTGGATTTGCGGGGATATTGTCCACCACCGCGTTTCCCAAAGGGGGCGATTGATAACATCAGCATGAGTCAACCCGCCAAAGTTGAGGGCGGTGCGGTTGACTTCCAAGAGCGTGCCATCTGGTTGGAGTAGCCCGATAAATTGGAAAGTCTGGTCAAAGATAGCCCGAAATCGTCTTTCGCTATCGCGTAGTGCGGCTTCTATTTTTTGGCGTTCAATAATTTGCTGTTGCAGTTTTTGGTTAGTTACTTCTAACTGGACTGTATTAAGTATTTCTAGTGCTTTGGGCAATAATTTCACTAGCACAAGGGCTGCATAAACTGAAGTTATTGCCGTCACCGCTTTCACAGCACCAGATACCCAATAATTTGGATACCAGAGCGTCCAAATTGACATCAGATGAGTTGTGCCGCAAGCGATTATAAAAGCGCTAAATAACAGAAAAATAGTTTTAAAGGGAAAGGTGTTGCCCTTGTAGACGAAATAAAGCAACGTCAAAGGAATAAAATAATATGCCAGGACAATTAAAGCATCGGAAAGTACGTGTAAAAATACCAGCCCCGGATTCCAAAGATAGCAATGCCCGTGGGGGATAAAGGGGCTTGAGGTTAAAAAGGTCTGTAGTAATTCTGACATATTTCCTCCTGTGTGCCACACTCCCTACACTCCCACACTCCTCTTTGCCTGTTCCAGAACTGCGTCAGCAGCTTGGTACAGCGCTTGCAGATTAGCACCATCTTGAGGATACTCAACCACAGCTGTAGTAAAGGTGGTATGAAATTTCTGATTATTGGCAGCAGTAAATTCAATCTGACGTAAGCTTTGGAGTAGTTCTAAAAGCCTTCGTACTCCATCGCTTTTGGTCATACCTGCCATTCCTATTACAAATTCTGAACCTCCCCAGCGTCCGACTACATCCTGAGTATGAAATGTCTGGCGTAACAGTTCCCCTAGTCGAGATAAGACGCGATCGCCTACAGCATGGCCGTACTGGTGATTAATTTCTTTGAGGTTGTCTAGTTCTACAATAGCGAAGCAAAAGGGCTGTTGATGGCGTTCGCTCGATTGAAGATAGCGATTTAAATCTTCAGTAGATTTGCGACGATTGGCAACTAAAGTTAAACCATCTAGTTCTGCTAAATTTCGCAGCCAGCGCGATCGCTCTAGGCGATTGAGTATGCGTGTAATCAGTTCTGGTTCGACAATCGGCTTGCTGATGTAGTCGTCTGCACCTGCGAGAAATACCTGCTGTCTAGTTTTGGTATCGCTATGCGCTGTGAGAAATAAAATCGGCAAGCCACTCCATTGAGGGTCATTTCTGATAACTTGGCATAATTCTATACCGCTTACTTCCGGCATTTCCACATCTAAAATTATGAGATCTGGTTGAGCGACTGCTATTGCTTCTAAAAACCGCAGGGGGTTCTCTAGAGTGTAAACCTTTAGCCCCCAAGGCATGAGTAAATTCTGGAGTGCCGCCAATATGTGCGGATCGTCATCGACAACCATCACCTTGGCTTCGGCAGAGCGAGTGCGCTGTAATATTTGTGTCACAGTCTCTAGAATTTGATTTGGAGAGACAGGCTTTTGTAAGACACCGCTTCCTCCCAAACGGGCAACTTTTACCCGATCGAGTAAACTGTCTTTATCTGTTAAAACTATCGCTGGTATGGGGGATTGACGGGCGTTGAGTTCTGCTAGTAAAGCGAGCGTATTTTCTGTAGAGTTGCTAGCACAAAGGTCGAGCAAGATAACATCAGGAGAATTTTTGGCGATCGCTTCTCTAGCGGCGATCGCATCATTTGCGATTTGCGATCGCATCGCCCAACTATTTGTCTCTTTCGCCAACGCTTCAGCCAATTCCCGATCTTGGTTAACAATCAACAGCAAAGGACGTTCATCTACTAATTGATTCTCACAAAGCAAGTCCTGTTTATACTCAGAGTTCAACAGTTGCAATTCTTGACGCAACGCCACAACCAATTGCGAAATCTGCTGTGTTGTCTCTGGCTGGAGTTGAGTTCCCATGTCCCACAGCGATTCTAGTTCTTGAGCTAGATGCGAACCTTCATCAGAGCCAAACATTCCTAGAGAACCAACTAGCTTATGAGCTTCTAGCTTGGCTTTTAACTGCATTTCCTGAGAAACTTTACCCTGTCGCAACATAGTAGAAGCTTGCTCAATCGTCGCCACCCGTTCTTCGAGTTTCTGTGCTACTTCTTCCCAGACTTTGCTAACTCCAGTCGCAACCTGATTTTGAACGTTGGCTGGCGGTTTCTTCCCGTTGTTGTTAGGGGCGTGATTTTGCAGCCAATTGGGCTGGGGAGATTGGGGTTGCTGTTGGCGTCCGCGTCGCCCATCATTTCCAGCAATTGAAGACTTAGATTTTCCCTTACCTACACCTTCTCTGTCTGCTGGCTTGAGTTTATATCCAATTCCATAAACCGTCTCAATTGGATCGTCTGCAACTCCGGCTGCTTTAAGTTTTTGTCGTAAACCTTTCATGTGCGATCGCACTGTATCATCTGTAGGCGGTTCTTCAAATGACCACAAATGATCGATTAACGCACTACAACTAAATATCCGGTGATTGTTACGCAGAAAAAGCTCCAGCAAACCGTATTCTTTAGGAGTTAAATGCAGAAGTTTACCGTTACAGGTGACTTCGCAAGTGCTGGGATCGAGCCGCAGGTTTTTCC
The genomic region above belongs to Calothrix sp. NIES-2098 and contains:
- a CDS encoding multi-component transcriptional regulator, translated to MRILLVEDDELIAKSLAKSLIDQHYAVDVAKDGQAGWDLAELFTYDLILLDVLLPKLNGIQFCQRLRANGNLTPVLLLTAQDTSTNKVMGLDAGADDYVAKPFDFQELLARVRALLRRGGSALPPLLEWKNLRLDPSTCEVTCNGKLLHLTPKEYGLLELFLRNNHRIFSCSALIDHLWSFEEPPTDDTVRSHMKGLRQKLKAAGVADDPIETVYGIGYKLKPADREGVGKGKSKSSIAGNDGRRGRQQQPQSPQPNWLQNHAPNNNGKKPPANVQNQVATGVSKVWEEVAQKLEERVATIEQASTMLRQGKVSQEMQLKAKLEAHKLVGSLGMFGSDEGSHLAQELESLWDMGTQLQPETTQQISQLVVALRQELQLLNSEYKQDLLCENQLVDERPLLLIVNQDRELAEALAKETNSWAMRSQIANDAIAAREAIAKNSPDVILLDLCASNSTENTLALLAELNARQSPIPAIVLTDKDSLLDRVKVARLGGSGVLQKPVSPNQILETVTQILQRTRSAEAKVMVVDDDPHILAALQNLLMPWGLKVYTLENPLRFLEAIAVAQPDLIILDVEMPEVSGIELCQVIRNDPQWSGLPILFLTAHSDTKTRQQVFLAGADDYISKPIVEPELITRILNRLERSRWLRNLAELDGLTLVANRRKSTEDLNRYLQSSERHQQPFCFAIVELDNLKEINHQYGHAVGDRVLSRLGELLRQTFHTQDVVGRWGGSEFVIGMAGMTKSDGVRRLLELLQSLRQIEFTAANNQKFHTTFTTAVVEYPQDGANLQALYQAADAVLEQAKRSVGV
- a CDS encoding PAS/PAC sensor hybrid histidine kinase, translated to MSELLQTFLTSSPFIPHGHCYLWNPGLVFLHVLSDALIVLAYYFIPLTLLYFVYKGNTFPFKTIFLLFSAFIIACGTTHLMSIWTLWYPNYWVSGAVKAVTAITSVYAALVLVKLLPKALEILNTVQLEVTNQKLQQQIIERQKIEAALRDSERRFRAIFDQTFQFIGLLQPDGTLLEVNRTALNFGGLTHADVINRPLWETRWWTISPQIQNRLKTAIAQAACGQFVRYEVDLRGAEDTQAMVDFSLKPIFDEAGKVVILIAEGRDISAVYYELLLRKHAEAALRRAHDELEIRVQERTTEVLAANEALQAEITERQRIESELRDTTRLQRAILNSANYTIISTTAEGIILTFNAAAERSLGYTAQEVVGKTTPAIIHDWDEIVQVAQELSQELGVTIEPGFEVFVAKARRGQVEEREWTYIRKDGSRFPLLLSVTALRDAENNITGFLGIGSDISNSKLTQEALSQSEATLRSFFDSAPMLMGVVEVLDDDVLHISDNAAAAKFYGLTPAAMQNRLASEMGAPQNYINQWIEYYRAAERNHAPVRFEYAHETPTDKKWLSATVSAINSDRADRPRFSYIVEDISERKHSEEELRQQAFLLDLTHDTIIVRDASARITFWNRGAEEMYGWTKAEAIGQISHEFLQTQFPQPLTEIEAQLLETGRWEGELVHSKRNGTPVVVSSRWALQRDEQGKVERILEINNDITERQQAEEEFRHLSLALESAVEGISQLDTQGRYIKVNPAYANTVGYQAEEIIGMEWVSTVHPEDLETLNAAYQLMLTNGKVDVEARGLRKDKSVFDKQVVMVKAYDRQQRFIGHYCFMKDISDRREIERLKDEFVSVVSHELRTPLTSVAGALDLLAGGVLLAEPEEAQRMLKIAASNTDRLVRLINDILDIERIESGKVQMTPEICDAGELITESVETVEEMAEQAGVTISVSPLSAPIWADPDRIIQVFTNLLSNAIKFSPPGSTIWLSGEILAGKQIRFQVKDQGRGIPSEKLESVFERFGQVDASDSRQKGGTGLGLAICRSILQHHQGQIWVESTLGAGSNFFFTLPLLSEEETRQRNRENQENLSPSVLIPITAASASPLVLECDDDPSVRVVVQTMLERQGYRVMVAASGQEAVEQAKLYHPDAIILNLMMPGMDGWETLAILKQQPHTQNIPVIILSGLLPDANKDLAQSVSDWIVKPPNPKLLCQALEKATATQNPCIKVLIIEDDLDLAQVLIALFNRHGITTFYAQTGREAIQISQNILPDLLVLDLGLPENDGFAVVDWLRQHQRLCQVPLVVYTARDLDESDRDRLKLGQTLFFTKGRITPQEFEQRVINLLNRMIGDRSEVSQDSI